From one Mesoplodon densirostris isolate mMesDen1 chromosome 19, mMesDen1 primary haplotype, whole genome shotgun sequence genomic stretch:
- the CCER2 gene encoding LOW QUALITY PROTEIN: coiled-coil domain-containing glutamate-rich protein 2 (The sequence of the model RefSeq protein was modified relative to this genomic sequence to represent the inferred CDS: inserted 1 base in 1 codon), translating to MRRREPTVPLLLLLPPLRALLLGAAVLPPLAPRPSKEELTRCLTEVVTEVLMLGQAKRGPCLALLHQEMCATESCGCGSTEERGLLVGDLKKPEAGKTRSSQEVRDEAEAAAERTHKAEAREQAIRQQLHRRLRQEDHRGEEEEKKRRPVETFGGLWKRVAEQTSNEETXQFEAEEKGCRCWAGATAGGERHEDRHHLHQPEAEPKQKREASDREEHDVERLEHMRDELKKATEMLGEELRRAG from the exons ATGCGGCGCCGCGAGCCCACCGTGCCGCTCCTGCTACTGCTGCCGCCTCTGCGGGCGCTGCTGCTCGGGGCGG CTGTCCTTCCTCCCCTGGCACCGAGACCCTCCAAGGAGGAG CTGACCCGCTGTCTGACAGAGGTGGTCACAGAAGTGCTGATGCTGGGCCAGGCCAAGCGAGGCCCCTGCCTGGCTCTCCTCCACCAAG AAATGTGTGCGACAGAGTCTTGCGGCTGTGGGTCCACTGAAGAGAGAGGCCTCCTGGTTGGGGATTTAAAAAAGCCAGAGGCTGGGAAGACAAGGTCCAGCCAGGAGGTGAGGGACGAGGCAGAGGCGGCAGCAGAAAGGACCCACAAGGCCGAAGCGCGGGAACAGGCCATCCGCCAGCAGCTCCACCGCCGGCTCCGCCAGGAGGACcacagaggggaggaggaggaaaagaagaggcGGCCCGTGGAGACCTTTGGGGGCCTGTGGAAGCGGGTGGCAGAGCAGACCAGCAATGAGGAGA CCCAGTTCGAGGCAGAGGAGAAGGGGTGCAGGTGCTGGGCAGGGGCCACAGCCGGTGGAGAGAGGCACGAGGACCGCCACCACCTCCACCAGCCAGAAGCTGAGCCCAAGCAGAAGAGAGAGGCTTCGGACAGGGAG GAGCATGACGTGGAACGGCTGGAGCACATGAGAGATGAGCTGAAGAAGGCGACAGAGATGCTGGGAGAGGAGCTCAGGAGGGCGGGCTGA